A genomic window from Streptomyces broussonetiae includes:
- a CDS encoding extracellular solute-binding protein — MTDSHFTRRTLLRYGTYGAGAAALAGTAASWDRLTGADIPGRDDGSLVVATLGPAYGPEAISTLTEGFRKVHPDIKLRINAVQAVDWSDFFAKILTQIAAGTAPDLVYVATEGVQLFAQRLGVPLDRWVKRDAAQLKEYFADVHPSLVESMMYEGHLYQLPVEFNAADMYLNRQVLRRAGADFPAPDWTRNDFTTLLRAMKRSSGSQFTPYFWTNRLWGGVVPWLFNNGTNLLAESKAPGGAWLWDSFYPAAERRGRGGGFRWTTPQATDDRVEEAYDYLASLIHENLCTRPEGGNGQNLVGVFSTGRVGVTPAGGFWAGGLHLAGMKADAYDVQYFPRWRTQRMQFGAAGYALLRTSEKQDEAWEFIKYAARKDTLTALFDTNQTTPARRSLLTAGRYKETGPAHWPAFYGTLDKFPDTGPIPAPPQVAEVTEVLLKHTGTALASPRSVRPALRRMQSDLEKAMEREV, encoded by the coding sequence ACGGCTCGCTCGTCGTCGCCACCCTCGGCCCGGCCTACGGGCCGGAGGCGATCAGCACGCTCACCGAGGGCTTCCGGAAAGTGCACCCGGACATCAAGCTCCGGATCAACGCGGTGCAGGCCGTGGACTGGTCGGACTTCTTCGCGAAGATCCTCACCCAGATCGCGGCGGGCACCGCCCCCGACCTGGTCTACGTCGCCACCGAGGGTGTCCAGCTGTTCGCGCAGCGCCTCGGCGTGCCGCTGGACCGCTGGGTGAAGCGTGACGCGGCGCAGCTGAAGGAGTACTTCGCCGACGTCCACCCCTCGCTGGTGGAGTCGATGATGTACGAGGGGCATCTCTACCAGCTGCCGGTCGAGTTCAACGCGGCGGACATGTACCTCAACCGGCAGGTGCTGCGGCGGGCGGGCGCAGACTTCCCGGCGCCGGACTGGACCCGCAACGACTTCACCACGCTGCTGCGGGCCATGAAGAGGTCCAGCGGCTCCCAGTTCACCCCGTACTTCTGGACCAACCGGCTGTGGGGCGGCGTGGTGCCCTGGCTGTTCAACAACGGCACCAACCTCCTCGCCGAGTCCAAGGCACCCGGCGGCGCCTGGCTGTGGGACTCCTTCTATCCGGCCGCCGAACGCAGGGGCCGCGGTGGCGGCTTCCGCTGGACGACCCCGCAGGCCACGGACGACCGCGTCGAGGAGGCGTACGACTATCTCGCCTCCCTCATCCACGAGAACCTCTGCACCCGCCCCGAGGGCGGCAACGGCCAGAACCTTGTCGGCGTGTTCTCCACCGGCCGCGTCGGCGTCACGCCCGCGGGCGGCTTCTGGGCGGGCGGACTGCACCTGGCCGGCATGAAAGCCGACGCCTACGACGTCCAGTACTTCCCTCGCTGGCGCACTCAGCGCATGCAGTTCGGCGCCGCCGGCTACGCCCTGCTGCGCACCTCCGAGAAGCAGGACGAAGCCTGGGAGTTCATCAAGTACGCCGCCCGCAAGGACACACTCACGGCGCTGTTCGACACCAACCAGACGACCCCGGCGCGCCGTTCGCTGCTGACCGCCGGCCGCTACAAGGAGACCGGTCCGGCACACTGGCCGGCCTTCTACGGCACTCTCGACAAGTTCCCCGACACCGGACCCATCCCCGCGCCGCCGCAGGTCGCCGAGGTGACCGAGGTCCTGCTCAAGCACACCGGCACCGCCCTGGCCTCCCCGCGCTCGGTGCGCCCCGCGCTGCGCCGGATGCAGAGCGACCTGGAGAAGGCCATGGAGCGTGAAGTATGA
- a CDS encoding carbohydrate ABC transporter permease, which yields MTSTQITTPVRTPAGQSPAPRRSPRDRGTRLLATLFLAPTLVGIVVFTVVPIVGSVVLSLFQWNVIDSPSFAGTANYREIFGNSTVLVSFRNTLVFMVFAVALQMLVALALALTLTGRMPVWLRSVFRSAFFFPLVLSAASISVVMKYLFNQDFGVVNWLIGLVGIAPVPWLTSENAAMATVVIVYVWQQFGFSFLLFVGGLNNIPKEIHEAASLDGATGLRKHLHITLPLLSPTLLVATVVGVINALQVFEQPYVLTNGGPGDSTRTVVMVIYETAFEQLRFGEASAVGVLLFVLIMAVTALQFRLSRRFVHYQ from the coding sequence ATGACGAGCACCCAGATCACCACGCCCGTAAGGACGCCGGCAGGTCAGTCGCCCGCCCCGCGCCGGTCACCCCGGGACCGCGGAACCCGCCTGCTGGCCACACTGTTCCTGGCACCCACCCTCGTCGGCATCGTCGTCTTCACGGTCGTACCGATCGTCGGCTCGGTCGTGCTCAGCCTGTTCCAGTGGAACGTCATCGACTCCCCCAGCTTCGCCGGGACCGCCAACTACCGTGAGATCTTCGGCAATTCGACCGTGCTGGTCTCCTTCCGCAACACCCTCGTGTTCATGGTGTTCGCGGTCGCGCTGCAAATGCTCGTCGCGCTGGCCCTTGCGCTCACGCTGACCGGACGGATGCCGGTGTGGCTGCGCTCGGTGTTCCGCTCGGCGTTCTTCTTCCCGCTGGTGCTGTCCGCCGCATCGATCTCCGTGGTGATGAAGTACCTCTTCAACCAGGACTTCGGGGTGGTGAACTGGCTGATCGGACTGGTCGGGATCGCCCCGGTGCCGTGGCTGACCTCCGAGAACGCGGCGATGGCGACGGTGGTCATCGTCTACGTCTGGCAGCAGTTCGGTTTCTCGTTCCTGCTGTTCGTCGGCGGCCTGAACAACATCCCCAAGGAGATCCACGAGGCGGCCTCCCTCGACGGCGCGACCGGACTGCGCAAGCACCTGCACATCACGCTGCCGCTGCTGTCGCCGACGCTGCTGGTGGCGACCGTGGTCGGCGTGATCAACGCGCTGCAGGTCTTCGAGCAGCCGTACGTGCTGACGAACGGCGGGCCCGGCGACTCCACCCGCACCGTCGTGATGGTCATCTACGAGACCGCGTTCGAGCAGTTGCGCTTCGGCGAGGCGTCCGCGGTGGGCGTGCTGCTCTTTGTGCTGATCATGGCGGTGACCGCCCTCCAGTTCCGGCTCAGCCGGCGTTTCGTCCACTACCAGTGA
- a CDS encoding carbohydrate ABC transporter permease, which produces MSQATLSPSHARHALGPWARIAALTVCALLTLGPVIWTVSTSLRTPAQSFDLPPKIIPTHPTTAAYRGVFDQLDVWLLALNSTLVTALIAVGQMITAGLAGYAFARLEFRFKKPLFGLVLATMMVPLQVTIVPVFLVLKSMGLTDTLLGLIIPAFPTAFGTFLMRQYFLGMPKDLGEAAMLDGAGPWRIFRSVYAPLAAPGLAIVGVLAFNYHWNEFFRPLILETSGQNYTLPLGLVSLQGNLGTGSISVVLAGVVLSMLPAVAVFVVGQRPLREGITSAGVNR; this is translated from the coding sequence TTGAGCCAAGCAACACTGTCCCCGAGCCACGCCCGACACGCGCTCGGGCCGTGGGCACGCATCGCCGCTCTGACCGTGTGCGCGCTGTTGACCCTCGGCCCGGTCATCTGGACCGTGTCGACCTCGCTGCGCACCCCGGCCCAGTCCTTCGACCTGCCCCCGAAGATAATCCCGACGCATCCCACGACCGCCGCGTACCGCGGGGTGTTCGACCAGCTAGACGTGTGGCTGCTCGCCCTCAACTCCACGCTGGTGACCGCGCTGATCGCGGTCGGCCAGATGATCACGGCGGGACTGGCCGGGTATGCGTTCGCCCGCCTCGAATTCCGGTTCAAGAAACCCCTGTTCGGGCTGGTACTGGCAACGATGATGGTGCCGCTGCAGGTCACCATCGTGCCGGTCTTCCTGGTGCTGAAGTCGATGGGCCTGACGGACACCCTGCTCGGCCTGATCATCCCGGCCTTCCCCACGGCGTTCGGCACCTTCCTGATGCGCCAGTACTTCCTGGGCATGCCCAAGGACCTGGGCGAGGCGGCCATGCTGGACGGAGCTGGGCCCTGGCGGATCTTTCGGTCCGTGTACGCGCCGCTGGCCGCGCCCGGTCTCGCGATCGTCGGCGTGCTGGCCTTCAACTACCACTGGAACGAGTTCTTCCGGCCGCTGATCCTGGAGACCTCCGGCCAGAACTACACCTTGCCCCTGGGCCTCGTCTCCCTCCAGGGCAACCTCGGCACCGGCTCCATCTCGGTGGTCCTCGCCGGCGTCGTCCTTTCCATGCTCCCCGCCGTCGCCGTGTTCGTCGTCGGCCAGCGCCCTCTGCGCGAGGGCATCACGTCCGCAGGAGTCAACCGTTGA
- a CDS encoding glycoside hydrolase family 32 protein translates to MKHDPNAPRFRVRPPHNWINDPNGPFRWRDRYHLFYQHNPDAPLHANVHWGHASSPDLAHWEHHPIALTPTPGGPDEAGCWSGCVVDDDGVPTAVYTGVDRHHTGLGSICLARAVVPGDETLTDWKPLPTPVVAGPPADLDVVMFRDPFVFTDGGRRWALVGAGHADGTPSVLLYDCDDLADWRFAGVFLDGNDPVAAELFGDRPVGWECPQMYATTSGESVLVVSLWDGDPWTTGYLTGRLRPYHDGELRFEARTGGLLDHGRDFYAPAVLQEPDRALMWGWSWEAREQGDVDLAGWAGVLTAPREVDVHPDGTLHVVPPKQFELLRAAEPFVTAPGGRVPLPQSYDLAVTAHGPTTVSLLRSASGAEVTVRLDPDAGTVTLDRGDWPRTPADGSAPIVVRTPGSKLRMLVDGSLIELFVDDRATITERVYLRPDDVPELVVSGAATAVTGWELVPRTHD, encoded by the coding sequence TTGAAACATGACCCAAACGCTCCGCGTTTCAGGGTCCGCCCGCCCCACAACTGGATCAACGACCCCAATGGTCCGTTCCGTTGGCGGGACCGCTACCACCTCTTCTACCAGCACAACCCCGACGCTCCGCTACACGCGAACGTCCACTGGGGCCACGCCTCCAGCCCCGACCTCGCACACTGGGAGCACCACCCGATCGCGCTCACCCCGACACCCGGCGGCCCGGACGAGGCCGGCTGCTGGTCCGGCTGCGTGGTCGACGACGACGGCGTACCGACCGCCGTGTACACCGGCGTCGACCGCCACCACACCGGCCTCGGCTCCATCTGCCTGGCCCGGGCCGTAGTCCCCGGCGACGAGACGCTCACCGATTGGAAGCCGCTGCCGACGCCCGTGGTGGCCGGTCCGCCGGCCGACCTGGACGTGGTGATGTTCCGCGACCCGTTCGTGTTCACCGACGGCGGGCGGCGATGGGCGCTGGTCGGCGCGGGACACGCCGACGGTACGCCGTCGGTCCTGCTGTACGACTGCGACGACCTGGCCGACTGGCGGTTCGCCGGAGTGTTCCTCGACGGCAACGACCCCGTGGCGGCAGAGCTGTTCGGCGATCGGCCCGTCGGCTGGGAATGCCCGCAGATGTATGCGACGACCAGTGGGGAGTCGGTGCTCGTGGTGTCGCTGTGGGACGGGGACCCGTGGACCACAGGCTACCTGACGGGACGTCTACGTCCTTACCATGACGGCGAGTTGCGCTTCGAGGCGCGCACCGGCGGCCTGCTCGACCATGGGCGGGACTTCTACGCGCCAGCCGTGCTCCAGGAGCCGGACCGGGCCCTGATGTGGGGCTGGTCCTGGGAAGCTCGCGAGCAGGGCGACGTGGACCTCGCCGGGTGGGCCGGTGTCCTCACCGCGCCGAGAGAGGTGGACGTACATCCGGACGGCACGCTGCACGTCGTACCGCCGAAGCAGTTCGAACTGCTTCGCGCGGCCGAGCCGTTCGTCACCGCGCCGGGCGGCCGGGTACCGCTTCCGCAGTCGTACGACCTCGCCGTCACCGCACACGGGCCCACCACCGTGAGCCTGCTGCGGTCCGCCTCCGGTGCGGAGGTGACGGTGCGGCTGGACCCGGACGCGGGCACCGTGACGCTGGATCGCGGTGACTGGCCGCGCACGCCCGCCGACGGGTCGGCGCCGATCGTGGTGCGGACGCCGGGCAGCAAGCTGCGGATGCTCGTCGACGGTTCGTTGATCGAGCTGTTCGTCGACGATCGGGCCACGATCACCGAGCGTGTCTACCTGCGCCCCGACGACGTGCCCGAGCTCGTCGTGTCGGGGGCGGCGACTGCCGTCACGGGGTGGGAGCTGGTCCCACGGACGCACGACTGA
- a CDS encoding LacI family DNA-binding transcriptional regulator: MGGTEERQSAGSGRPTSRDVARLAGVSHTAVSFVFNGRAEGNLSPATQERIRQAAEQLGYRPDPVARGLRRRRTAVIGLVTDEIASTPFAGRLLRGAMETAWDNEHLVLTVDSGGDPAKEDAAVAELLDRRVDGIIYAAMSLRRVRVPEGLHRTHSVLANCLPEDDSLPSVIPAERAGGRTAARLLLEKGHRRVAVVGGQDDIASVERLRGYRDALRAEGITVPKEWVLRTGGEISGGYEGAMRILDGAPADHRPTGIFCYNDRVAAGVLHAATRLDIAVPADLSVVGYDDQEHMAEFLTPPLTTVALPHHAMGEAAARLLLDSIETGRTPPATTRRIACPVISRASVGPAPTP; this comes from the coding sequence ATGGGCGGCACGGAGGAGAGGCAGTCGGCGGGGTCCGGGCGTCCCACGTCACGGGACGTCGCCCGGCTCGCCGGCGTGTCCCACACCGCTGTCTCCTTCGTGTTCAACGGGCGCGCCGAGGGCAATCTCTCACCCGCCACCCAGGAACGCATCCGTCAGGCCGCCGAACAGCTCGGTTACCGCCCCGACCCCGTTGCCCGCGGCCTGCGCCGCCGTCGTACGGCCGTGATCGGCCTGGTCACCGACGAGATCGCCTCCACACCCTTCGCGGGCCGGCTGCTGCGCGGCGCGATGGAGACCGCCTGGGACAACGAGCACCTTGTCCTGACCGTGGACTCCGGCGGCGACCCCGCCAAGGAGGACGCTGCCGTCGCCGAACTCCTCGACCGACGCGTGGACGGCATCATCTACGCCGCCATGTCGCTACGTCGGGTCCGCGTCCCCGAGGGCCTGCACCGCACCCATTCCGTCCTCGCCAACTGCCTGCCCGAGGACGACTCCCTGCCCTCCGTCATCCCCGCCGAACGCGCCGGAGGCCGCACCGCCGCCCGGCTCCTGCTGGAGAAGGGACACCGTCGGGTCGCCGTGGTCGGTGGCCAGGACGACATCGCCTCCGTCGAGCGGCTGCGCGGCTACCGGGACGCCCTGCGCGCCGAGGGGATCACGGTCCCCAAGGAGTGGGTCCTGCGCACCGGGGGCGAGATCTCCGGCGGATACGAGGGCGCGATGCGGATCCTCGACGGAGCGCCCGCCGATCACCGCCCGACCGGGATCTTCTGCTACAACGACCGGGTCGCGGCGGGCGTCCTGCATGCCGCGACCCGGCTCGACATCGCCGTCCCCGCCGATCTGTCGGTGGTCGGCTACGACGATCAAGAGCACATGGCCGAGTTCCTGACCCCGCCCCTGACCACGGTCGCGCTCCCGCACCACGCGATGGGTGAAGCCGCCGCCCGGCTCCTCCTCGACTCCATCGAAACCGGACGCACCCCGCCCGCCACCACGCGGCGCATCGCCTGCCCGGTGATCAGTCGTGCGTCCGTGGGACCAGCTCCCACCCCGTGA
- a CDS encoding class I SAM-dependent methyltransferase, whose translation MVGTAQPNTGAEGVEGGIGLTALMVAAARAIETHRHDSLAQDVYAEHFVLAAPVSAGWPVRTQQVPDGDANPLWGRFARYFGLRTRVLDDFLLQSVHAGNTRQVVLLGAGLDSRAFRLDWPPDCVIFEIDTEHVLAFKHKVLGGLSATPKAARVPIPIDLRADWARALTAAGFDTAAPSVWLAEGLLFYLPNAAETYLIDTVDRLSTGGSALAFEVKLEKDLLEYRDSPIYTSTKHQIGIDLLSLFDGGPRPDSAGDLASKGWSTSVHTPFDFTRQHGCGPLPEQNDALAGNRWVFANRPRP comes from the coding sequence ATGGTCGGCACAGCACAACCGAACACCGGTGCGGAAGGCGTGGAAGGGGGTATCGGCCTGACCGCTCTCATGGTCGCCGCGGCACGGGCGATCGAGACCCACCGCCACGACAGCCTGGCACAGGACGTCTACGCAGAACACTTCGTGCTCGCCGCACCGGTGTCCGCGGGCTGGCCGGTCCGCACACAACAGGTTCCGGACGGGGACGCTAACCCGCTGTGGGGGCGATTCGCGCGTTACTTCGGTCTGCGGACGAGGGTCCTCGACGACTTTCTCCTCCAGTCGGTGCACGCTGGCAACACCCGCCAGGTAGTTCTGCTCGGGGCCGGGTTGGATTCGCGGGCGTTCCGACTCGACTGGCCTCCCGACTGCGTGATCTTCGAGATCGACACGGAACACGTGCTGGCGTTCAAGCACAAGGTGCTCGGCGGACTGTCGGCCACCCCGAAGGCAGCGCGGGTACCGATCCCGATCGATCTGCGCGCCGACTGGGCCCGGGCACTGACCGCCGCCGGCTTCGACACGGCCGCACCGAGCGTCTGGCTGGCCGAGGGATTGCTGTTCTACCTGCCCAACGCCGCCGAGACATACCTCATCGACACGGTGGACCGGTTGAGCACGGGGGGAAGCGCTCTGGCGTTCGAGGTCAAACTTGAGAAGGACTTGCTGGAATATCGCGACAGCCCGATCTACACCTCGACGAAACACCAGATCGGTATCGACCTGCTCAGCCTGTTCGATGGAGGGCCGAGGCCCGACTCCGCGGGCGATCTGGCGAGCAAAGGCTGGTCCACATCGGTCCACACCCCCTTCGACTTCACCCGCCAGCACGGATGCGGCCCGCTGCCCGAGCAGAACGACGCGCTGGCGGGCAACCGGTGGGTGTTCGCGAACAGGCCCCGGCCGTAA